A genomic window from Planctomycetaceae bacterium includes:
- a CDS encoding transposase, with protein MPRIARIVLEGLPYHITQRGNNKQDVFFVDDDRKVYLEILKRQAEKYSLTIMGYCLMTNHIHLIAIPQKAESLAMAVGRTHFIYTQYINRFHKRSGHLWQGRFYSCGLDEHHFFSAMRYIEHNPLRAGISRKPWNYEWSSAAAHIDADSKSELLDLRRWYDMMKADQWKHLLMQKIPDKEMKAIRSGILRGRPLGSDSFISKLEKLAGRRLRPLPVGRPKKEISEKRKKGKIGGCP; from the coding sequence ATGCCGAGAATAGCAAGAATAGTATTAGAAGGATTGCCATATCATATTACCCAGCGAGGTAATAACAAGCAGGATGTATTTTTCGTTGATGACGACAGGAAAGTATATCTTGAAATTTTGAAACGGCAGGCGGAGAAATACAGTCTGACGATAATGGGTTATTGCCTGATGACGAATCATATTCACCTGATAGCGATACCTCAAAAGGCCGAGTCTCTTGCCATGGCGGTAGGCCGAACGCATTTCATTTACACGCAATACATCAATCGTTTTCACAAACGCAGCGGCCATCTCTGGCAGGGCAGATTTTATTCGTGCGGCCTTGACGAGCATCATTTCTTTTCAGCGATGCGGTATATAGAGCATAATCCATTGCGTGCCGGCATAAGCCGTAAGCCGTGGAATTATGAATGGTCGAGTGCGGCCGCGCATATTGATGCGGATAGCAAATCGGAGTTGCTTGATTTGCGCAGGTGGTATGATATGATGAAAGCTGACCAGTGGAAACACTTATTGATGCAGAAAATTCCTGACAAGGAAATGAAAGCAATTCGCAGCGGTATATTGCGAGGTCGTCCATTAGGCAGCGATAGTTTTATAAGTAAACTTGAAAAGTTAGCAGGCCGCAGATTAAGGCCGTTGCCAGTCGGCAGGCCAAAGAAAGAAATTAGCGAAAAGCGAAAGAAAGGTAAAATAGGTGGCTGTCCCTAA